CGAAGGGGCTCATCTTACCCTGGCACACRCACGATTGCGTCACACCGATGAGGCAACTGCCAGAACAAAGGCTAAACTTGGTCTGAGAAACTCCTCTCACACAACTTTTAGTCCACTGTCAGTAATTTTGGTACCAATCAGTCAGTATCTGAAGCACACATGGACGCATCGGTTTACTACTTTAATTAACAAGGTATCCGGGGTTAATTAAGTCTAAGTTTAAAGTGAGGCATACAAACTGTGGGGGACAACTGGGAAGAAGSTCCATCTATAGTTGGATGATTCCTTAAGGTTTCTTCCTGAATTCCCAACAGATGTTGATTATTTCTGACCTAAAAGGTCAATAAACCAGGCCAGCCAGGGTCATTAGTGGAGCTCTGTGTGGATGACTGGGTATCACATAACATCTAAAAGCTTCTTCTTTCTGCCCACCTGCTGAGTGAGAAAGATCTGATACTCAGAGAACGTCTTTGGTGTTATGTAAGCTTAGATATTCTGAGTCATTCTCTTTCTCAAATATACACATTTAACATAAGCATCCCTCTCCCTCAGAGCGGCCATGCCATTCGGAGGCGCACAGCAGAAGAGTAAGAGGGTGATCCCAGTGATGGAGTTCGAGCTGTTGGACTCCCAGCGCCTCCCTGGTACGACCCTGGACCGCATGTATAAACGGCCCAACTTCAACAGAGCACCACGGGGATGGGGTCACGACTACTCCCCTGAATCCACCGACCTGTGAGAGGACCACCACTCACCTATTACCTTCAAACTTCCTGTGACTTTTGTGAAATCACAGGCTAAAAGACTTAAGCATCRATTTGCTCTTATTAGCCCTCCTTGTCCCTCTCGATTCAAAGATGACCCCCTCTAGAGTAGGTAGCCCCAAACTATTTTTACATTAAGATGCTTTCATCTATTTAATGGTTATATTAAGATAAGGCTCTGTGGTTAGGGGCAACTTCTACCTCGATCCCTCTGGTATTCAGTCAGTGCCATAAGGAAAAGACTTGTGAATGATAAGATTGTTTCCTGATGAGAGTTTTGTGGATAGGCCTGTGTGGAGGCCAACTTARGACTTCTGAATCAATCAACAGTTCATTATGAGAGTTGAGCCCAGGCAAAAGAGGGCCAGTTGAGGGGAGAAGTGATTTGTCACTCTTCTTCCGTCTCATTTTTAATCAAAACGCCCTCTCTTCCTTAGCCCAACTCCCCCATTTCCCTTACCACTTGCCTCCCTTCTCTACCACTCCCATCATAACCTTTCCTTTggctcccttccctctctcctaccaTCACACTTCCCACCCCCCGTCTGACTTCCCCTCTGTTCATAAAGGATTGATATCGATTGCTTTAAATGTRAATGATAGAGAACTTGTTTTAATGGCAGAAGTGGACaacaaaacattacaataataAACTGAATMATTTTGTGGAAAATTAACATTGTATCAAAAATCAAAAAACAAATCCATAATATGAATGAAAATCAACAGGTCTAAAAATTGTCCTTTCAAGAGGCTGCTCTGCACGATGCTTGGTACATTTCAAAAATTCCTCCATTCTGATCTTGTAAGTCTCAATACACTGATCCATGACATTTTCTAATACCCTGGTGAACCTCAAAGTAAGATGACATTGCCACTGGatgctgatctaaggtcagttttgcatttctccCCCTAATTATGATGGTGAGGATTGGGGGAggataagctgatcctagacctgtgccTAAGAGAACCTTCTGCCCAGGGAAATGATCTCAACTAGAGATGTTTGGCATAGCGAAGTATCGCCATGGCAACTAGTCGCCATGGCGGGCAGCGTGAGCACCCATGCGCTGGGGGTCCTGGGACGGGTAGTGGATGTGTCCTGGGGGTCTCATGCCCATGGGAGGAGGGGGACCCATCGAACCCATGTGGAACATAGGAGCGCCAAAACCTAAAGgtaaaaaaacacaacataaatGAACGAGGCACACATTAGGTGTCACATTGTCTGAGCGCTAGCTCAGTgacatactaaactcagcaaaaaagaaaacgtcctctcactgtcaactgcgtttattttcagcaaatttaacatgtgtaaatatttggatgtcttccctgtaacgcatagcgttaagattgcctgcaatgacaacaagctcagtccgatgatgctgtgacaccgccccagacattgacggaccctccacctcgatccaactccagagtacaggcctcggtgtaacgctcattccttcgacgataaacgcaaatccgaccatcacccccggtgaaacaaaaccgcgactcgtcaaagagcactttttgctagtcctgtctggcccagcgatggtgggtttgtgcccataggtgacattgttgccggtgatgtctggtgaggacctgccttacaacaggcctacaagccctcagtccaacctctctcagcCCATTGTGGACAgtcagcactgatggagggattatgcgttcctggtgtaactcaggcagttgttgccatcctgtacctgtccaccaggtgtgatgttcagatgtaccgatactgtgcaggtgttgttacacgtggtctgccactgcgaagacgatcagctgtctgtcctgtagcactgtcttagacgtcttacagtacagacattgcaatttattgccctggccacatctgcagtcctcatgcctccttgcagcatgcctaaggcacgttcatggagatgagcagggaccctggggcatctttcttttggtgtttttcagagtcagtagaaaggcctctttagtgtcctaagttttcataactgtgaccttaattgcctaccgtctgtaagctgttagtgtcttaatgacagttccacaggtgcatgttcattgtttatggttcattgaacaagcatgggaaacagtgtttaaaccctttacaatgaagatctgtgaagttatttggatttttacaaattatctttgaaagacagggtcctgaaaaggggacatttatttttttgctgagtttataagtaTGGCCAGCATTTTCCAGGGTGACAAAGGTGTGACTGGTACCTGGAGGTGGTGGGTTGATGCCGGGCGGCGGGGGCAGAGAGATGTTYATGACATTAGGAGATGTACCAGGGTCCAGATTGAAGTAGTTAATGGGAGCGTCTTCTTCCAGAgcagggggtggggggagagctgtgggagagagaagacagtcaGAACAGGAACACAGATaggctcacactcacacacagtcttTCAAAGCCTCCCAGACATCAGACACTTACCCCCAGGCAGTCCTGGCACAGGGTCTAATCTGGTTCCCATCTCACTGACCCCATCCTGGAAGGCCTCCTTCCCTctggctgcctgagacctggaMAGTCATAACACATTAGGGTACACAGTGAGTAGGGTGCACGGTTGCATGGAGACCAAATATAAAGCCTCCCAAATATGTTTGCCYTGCCCTTTCTACAAGGTTGTTACCATCTGGCTAGAAAGGAAGGACTTACAATACATTCTCCTCCTTTCCTCATAACTGGTAAGCTTTGACCTCTTACCTGCCCCACTTGACGGTGAGCCTGCGTCCGTTGATGATGAGCTTGTTGAAGGACTTCTCTGCAGCAAGCTCAGCTGCCTGCCGTGTGGCAAACTGGATGAAGGCACACTGCTGCCTCTGGACAATGGTGGTGGTCCGGATCTCCCCAAACTGATAGAAGTGATTCCtgtagaaacacagacacacaacgatTGAGGGAACAATTTCCCAACTGCGTCACAGATCATTCAAACTGACTAAAATAATTTGCAATCCTGGTATGATATTTTggaaaagcaaaaaaaagttcaaatcaaCTGACACGATAATCAGAACCCTACCTCAGCTCTGCATCTGAGATGGTATCTCCCATCCCCCCTACATAGAGTGTGGTGATGGTCTTGTCCTCAGGCGTGTCCAGTCTGGGCATGGTGGAGGCCCGTTTCAGCAGCTTGTCAGCCACAGGGTCATTGATACCATAGTAACGGTCTTTAATGTTCTGGTCTGCCAGGGGATCGTCTGGGTCTGTGGGCTTCTCGTGCCTGATGGTGCGGAGAGAGAGTGTGCATGAGAAGGAATAAAGTTCTCCCCAGACAATGTAGGTTGATTTCTTGCTCAACAGCACCACCAAGTGAAATGTCATTACAAATCACAGACAGGAGGGGCTGTATCTATATAGTCATTGGACTGTACACACACGACCCAACTGTAGCCCTTATAAAGAGATAGAGCTATCTTTTAGATTGCGCTCTCACCTATAaggacactcctctcctctcttgcacTCTCCCTTCACCCAGAAGGAGCAGATGTGGGGTCTGTTCCTCTTGTAGTAGGGCGTAGTGCGGGCCAGCTTCAGCAGCATCTCACTGGAGCTGGGGGCCTTACCCAGCAGCCCCACTGGCCGTGTCCCATCAGAGTTTCCTATCTGAGGACAAAGGGAGTCAGGGAGATAACCCCCCCTAACAGGGATAAAACACTGGAAGTTGAATTTgtgaacacagaaatacaaggGATGCAGCCGTCTCTCCACACATACCTCTCTCTCAGCGTTCTGTGTGTAGTACTCCTTGTTCACGTCTGACTTCGGCACGTCATCCTTGATGTCCAGCCCGGTGTCTCTGACCTGGATTGGCAAACCTGTCGATCACAGACGTGTAAATGTCTTGGATTCGGTACTGAATGGGGACTTCAATAAGGGTTTTCAACCTGGGTACTTTTTATGGGTTCGGTTCTGTTTCGGCACGCTTTGGTTTTCCATTTMAAAATGTAACCGATGTAGGTTTGAACATTGTTACAGAACGTTGCTGTAgctcagggtttcccaaattcGGTCCTGCCGGKtgatgatttaacaaaagcgcattcgtgaaaaaagcactatCATTGCACAAaagtacctaaccataaacatcaatgcctttcttaaaatcaatacaMAgaagtatatacactgctcaaaaaaataaagggaacacttaaacaacacaatgtaactccaaKtcaatcacacttctgtgaaatcaaactgaccacttaggaagcaacactgattgacaataaatttcacatgctgttgtgcaaatggaatagacaaaaggtggaaattataggcaattagcaagacacccccaataaaggagtggttctgcaaattggtgaccacagaccacttctcagttcctatgcttcctggctgatgttttggtcacttttgaatgctggcggtgctttcactctagtgtagcatgagacggagtctacaacccacacaagtggctcaggtagtgcagctcatccaggatggcacatcaattagagctgtggcaagaaggtttgctgtgtctgtcagcgtagtgtccagagcatggaggcgctaccaggagacaggccagtacatcaggagacgtggaggaggccgtaggagggcaacaacccagcagcaggaccgctacctccgcctttgtgcaaggaggagcaggaggagcactgcaagagccctgcaaaatgacctccagcaggccacaaatgtgcatgtgtctgctcaaacggtcagaaacagactccatgagggtggtatgagggccgacgtccacaggtggggttgtgcttacagcccaacaccgtgcaggacgttggcatttgcagagaacaccaagataggcaaattcgccactggcgccctgtgctcttcacagatgaaagcaggttcacactgagcacgtgacagagtctggagacgccgtggagaacgttctgctgcctgcaacatcctccagcatgaccggtttggcggtggtcagtcatggtgtggggtgccatttctttggggggccacacagccctccatggctcgccagaggtagcctgactgccattaggtaccgagatgagatcctcagaccccttgtgaaaccatatgctggtgcggttggccctggtcctcctaatgcaagacaatgctagacctcatggcTGGagtgtgtgtcagcagttcctgcaagaggaaggcattgatgctatggactggcccgcccgttccccagacctgaatccaattgagcacatctgggacatcatgtctcgctccatccaccaacgccacgttgcaccacagactgtccagagttggctcatcaggagcatgcccaggcgttgtagggaggtcatacaggcaagTGGAGGCCACACCATAtgacctcattttgacttgttttaaggacattacatcaaagttggatcagcctgtagtgtggttttccaatttaattttgagtgtgactccaaatccagacctccatgggttgataaatttgatttccattgataatttgtgtgattttgttgtcagcacattcaactatgtaaagaaaaaagtatttaataagaatatttcattcattcagatctaggatccctttatttttttgagcagtgtatatatatatatatataatttttttttttaatctgcatatttagttacaagaaattcatgttagcaggcaatgttAACTAGGGAaactgtgtcacttctcttgcattcagtgcaagcagagtccaggtatatgcaacagttagggccgcctggctcgttgctaactgaactaatttgccagaattttacataattatgacataacattgaaggttgtgcaatgtaacagaaatatttagacttagggttaccacccgttcgataaaatacagaagGGTTCCATTTTTCACTGAAAGAGTAAATGTTtagttttcgaaatgatagtttccagatttgaccatattaatgactaaaggctcgtatttctgtgtttattatattataattaagtctctgatttgatagagcagtctgactgcgcggtcggtggtaggcagcagcacgctcgtaagcattcattcaaactttactgcgtttacAGCAGCTCTTAACAATGTTGGAAGCaaagcgctgtttatgacttcaagcctatcaactgaGATTAGGCTGACATACTAAAGTGTCTATttgaacatccaatagtcaaaggtatatgaaatacaaatggtagagaaatAGTTGAcgtgtcataattcctataataactacaacctaaaacttcttaactgggaatattgaaccaacagctttcatatgttctgagcaaggaactttttttacatggcacatattgcacttttactttcttctccaacactgtttttgcattatttaaacaaaattgagcatgttttattatttatttgagactaaatagatttgtgtattatattaagttaaaataaaagtgttcattgttcattcagtattgttgtaattgtcattaccaCAAATATTTagattaaaatatttaaaaaaatacattggcTAATTAATCGGTGTCGGCTTTTTTAGGTCTTCCAATAGTCGgatgaaaaatcataaatcggtcgacctctagttgacagtacatgtcagagcaaaaaccaagccatgaggtcaaaggaattgtccgtaaagctcagagacaggattgtgccgaggcacagatctggggaagggtaccaaaaaWaattctacagcattgaaggtccccaagaacacagtggcctccatcattctaaatggatgaagattggaaccaccaagacttttccaagagctggccgcacaGCCAAACTGAGYaatcgggggagaagggccgtggtcagggaggtgaccaagaacccgatggtcaccctgaaagagctcctgagttcctatgtggagatgggagaacctcccagaaggacaactctgcagcactccaccaatcaggcatttttggtagtggccagacggaagccactcctcagtaaaaggcacatgacaaaaggcacctaaagaactctgaccatgagaaacaagattctgggggcaacggttcaccttccaacagaacaatgaccgtaagcacacagccaagacaacacagagtggctttgggacaagtctctgaatttccttgagtggcccaaccagagcccagacttgaaaccTATCGaccatctccggagagacctgaaaatagctgtgcagcgtccAACCTGCAAAgacaaatgggagaaactccccaaaaacatgtGCCAAGCTTGACGCGACATACCGAAGAAGTCTCAAGGCTGTAAacgctgcttcaacaaagtactgagtaaagggtctgaaaacttttgtaaatatgatttcagttttttatttttaataaagctgcaaaaaaaattttttgccggttttgtgtgtgtggattgaggggacgggggggggacgatcaatttcagaataaggctgtaacataacaaaatgtgggaaaagccaagggttctgaatactttccgaatgcactgtatgtatatgatggtgtgtatagacattatggacagtatatgaacaAAAAAAGTATACGGgggtagttatataggatgagtcttaactagaatatagtatatacacatatgGTGTGTAAAACGGTTTATAAATATTACTTAAGTGACCAGTGTTTAATGATTATGTACATCGAGCATCAGTCACTAAGGTGAAGGGTTGAGTACCAGGTGGAAGTCGGTTAGTAAcagactaaagttcagggcaagGTACCGTGCGAATCTCAAttcgcctttgggacaacgactcccactGTCAGGACTGAGACATATACAGATCTCTGGCTGGAGTCAAATTTCTTTACACGGACGAGGGAGCGAGCATGATGCTCGTGGAATTGCACATCCCATgttatgtacactgagtgtacgaaagattaaggacaccttcctaatattggcgttacacacaccccaccttccgccctcagaacagcatcaaWTCATCGGGCATGTactctacaatgtgtcaaaagcgttctacagggatgctggcccatgttaacgccaatgcttcccacagttgttaagttggctggaagtcctttgggtggtggaccattcttgatacacacaggaaaaatTGTTGAGYGTGAAAAATccatcagcgttgcagttcttgacacaaaccggtgcacctgacacttactaccataccctgttcaaatgcacttaaatattttgtgtggccTATTCCCCCTCTCCATGTCTCAAAAATCCTTTAAActtatctcctctccttcatctacactgattgaagtggattcaacaagtgacatcaataagggatcatagctttcacctagactcacctggtcagtctatgtcatggaaagagcaggtgttcgtaatgttacTCGGTGTAAGTGGTAACGATGAGTCGAAATCCACAACTTAAAATTAGGCTTTctgacaatttattttattttgagtgtTTCACATAgccagccacgcagtcgtggcgCATAGAAGGCTATTTACTGTGCGTCGATTGATTACTTATAtcgccctctctaactttaagcaacagctgtcagagcagcttactgatcactgtacacagcccctctgtaaatagcacacccaactacctcatccccatattatttgttttgctcttttgcaccccagtatctctacttgcacatcatcatcatctgcacatctatcattccagtgttgatgctaaaatgtatttatttcacctttatggactatttattgccttacctcccaaatctaactacatttgcacacactgtacatatattttttctattgcgTTATTTACTGTACGTTTTTctatcctatgtgtaactctgtgttgttgttttgccgCACTgttttgcttcatcttggccaggtcgcaattgtaaatgagaacttgttctcaactggYctacctggttaaataaaggtaacaaaataaaaaaactgaacagTGAGTGTTGACCAGTTTAAAATAGGTGCTGAACTGACTGAATAAAATCAACCTCCTATATCGCTttgccattcataaatcatgcaACGTAATTATATGTCCATGGTATYGCATCGGGACAAGTAAACCAAAGGATTTCCTAGGTTTCCTTTCCTAGGATGTCGGGGGTTGCCAGGCAGTGACGCAAAAGTGAGTGACTCGTCAGTCAGTGTACCTTGTCGAATCGGTGAGAGAGCCATTAATTTGGCTATTTAATTTGCATAGGCTACTGGTAGGCCTAGGCTTTTGGGTGATTATCTGCAGATAACATTTGATGAAKATGGTGAAtcatcactgcaggaacaataggtagtggagcgcctcattctggtccaaataTGAAAATTAGGGAACCACATTTCCGAAGAGGCAACCAGAATGCCCATCTGTGCGTGTGGTGCGCacgtctaccactttgtgtaggcgttagcgatgatgctaatgaaaacaGTCTTCTGTTAGAAGAAaaagctttcccaaaaaccttctcaattaaacgTTAACTACAAATCAGCCTATGCTTACACGGCAGAATGATACGATTATATTAATCAATCCAGTGGGTATAtgttttgcaaactctaccaTCACATGCACTACAAAAACACTGCTAAAAAGCCTAGGTGCCCACTTGAATtaaaagggtaactacacccatATCAAAAATTCTCAGGTTTTCCCCCAGAcatcaaaagtggtctcctgatgtggtttaagcattgttgtaggCTTAAACAAAAATGAGATGTTCTAtctattaaaaacattttattttgagatcaaaaacatggaaaaacaaaaccattcattttgcAAAAGATGATCAATTGTAACATTTTAAATAAGACTTTAAGCTCAACAGAAGACAGgttgaaatgttaaaaaaaaaaaaaagttttaatattCCTTTAGAAATAATGATCATATATGCCTAGACAATATCCAAAACGACTAACAGCAGCCTACACAAGACACAAGGGATCACCTAGATTCAGCTGTGTGCCAATTTTCTTGAGCGATggtcgtggggggggggggggggggcacataatacaaaatatattttagaatgcaaattgaccgcaagaagcctaaAACAGataatattttactaaaacagaatcatttcaaaccttaaTTACTTCTGGGAACACTGTACTGCGTAGGGCggagtctttcggatgggactttTAAAAACGGGTGTCCTGAATCTTTGTGGTCATTCAAAAtcacatggcacttattgtaaagAGTAGTGGTTGTTCACCCTGGGTCATGGCTAAATTCCAAACCTGGCCACATTCCATCATGGCCCCTAATCAtcacctcatccaatggcatatatcactcCACACCTCTCCACCCGATAGCTGATATGTGGTGAGAGTTCTGGGGCAAAAATGGTCaccatattttatttcacctttatttaaccggtagGCAAGTtgaaacacgttctcatttacaattgcgacctggccagataaagcaaagcagttcgacacacagagttacacatcgagtaaaacaaacatacagtcaataatacagtagaagaataagtctatatacaatgtgagcaagtgagtagatgggaggtgaaggcaaaaaaaaggccatggtgacgAATTAAATAACAATATAGCAAGTGAAACAtcggaatggttgatttgcagtggaagaaagtgcaaagtaagatataaataatggggtgcaaaggagcaaaataaataaatacagtagggaaagaggtagttgtttgggctaaattatagatgggctagtTAAGGTGCagtatctatgagctgctctgacagctggtgcttaaagctagtggggagataagtgtttccagtttcagagatttttgtagttcgttccagtcattgcagcagagaactggaaggagaggcaggcCCAAAGAAGAttgtttgggggtgaccagagagatatacctgctggagcgcgtgctacaggtgggtgctgctatggtgaccagcgagctgagataaggggacttcacctgcagggtcttgtagatgacctggagcagtgggtttggcgacgagtataagCGAGGGCAAGCCAATGAGTGTACAGGTCAcatagtggtgggtagtatattggcctttgtgacaaaacggatggcactgtgatagactgcatccaatttattgaggagggtattggaggctattttgtatatgacatcaccgaagtcgaggattggtaggatagtcagttttacaagggtatgtttggcagcatgagtgaaggatgctttgttgtggaataggaagccaattctagatttaactttggattggagatgtttgatgtgagtctRGAAGGAGATATGTCACTGAGGTGGGTGCTAGACATTGAAGGTGGATGAGGTGAATTTTCCCTCAACTATGTAAGGCGCTTGATTACCTCCGTTGgtagaaaagtgctatataaatccaataaATTATTAGTATACAATGatatctctattatgcatgggaaWacttgggaacagatttccgaAACTATAATCACTTMGAGCTGATTTCCTGTTCCTGTTGTTTTAGTCTTAtgtcccccaaaaaaatatatacagctctggaaaaaattaa
This region of Salvelinus sp. IW2-2015 linkage group LG6.1, ASM291031v2, whole genome shotgun sequence genomic DNA includes:
- the LOC111965395 gene encoding pre-mRNA-splicing factor RBM22; translation: MATSLGANTYNRQNWEDADFPILCQTCLGENPYIRMSKEKYGKECKICARPFTVFRWCPGTRMRFKKTEVCQTCSKMKNVCQTCLLDLEYGLPIQVRDTGLDIKDDVPKSDVNKEYYTQNAEREIGNSDGTRPVGLLGKAPSSSEMLLKLARTTPYYKRNRPHICSFWVKGECKRGEECPYRHEKPTDPDDPLADQNIKDRYYGINDPVADKLLKRASTMPRLDTPEDKTITTLYVGGMGDTISDAELRNHFYQFGEIRTTTIVQRQQCAFIQFATRQAAELAAEKSFNKLIINGRRLTVKWGRSQAARGKEAFQDGVSEMGTRLDPVPGLPGALPPPPALEEDAPINYFNLDPGTSPNVXNISLPPPPGINPPPPGFGAPMFHMGSMGPPPPMGMRPPGHIHYPSQDPQRMGAHAARHGD